One genomic region from Tripterygium wilfordii isolate XIE 37 chromosome 20, ASM1340144v1, whole genome shotgun sequence encodes:
- the LOC119986500 gene encoding labd-13Z-ene-9,15,16-triol synthase, chloroplastic-like, whose translation MLSLLKLLNYEKDEISGAILAVSVLIISLLWIFLTKKSRTKIAPLPPGPRGLPIIGYLPFLGAHLHHTFTKLAQIHGPIYKLKLGNKLGVVISSPSLAKEVVRAQDSIFANRDPPISAIVAVFGGNDIAWLPNGPDWRKMRKVFVGEMLSNTSLDACYSLRKQEVEKSINNVHDKAGECLDFGELAFVTLINTMTKMLWGGALQGEEWTKLTAEFREAMAELMVIMGKPNVSDFFSVLARFDLQGVEKKARKLGFWIEEIIDSIIKQHRSSNIAVKEDGSGDKKGRDFLQLVLELQESDDPAKSITMNQAKGLLIDVVNGGTDTTSTMVEWAMAEIMMNPEIMKKVQQELDQVVGVNNYVEEFHLPKLHYLDAVVKEASRLHPTLPMLVPRCPSSSATIGGFTIPKGTQVFLNIWAIHRDPELWDNPLEFRPERFLNGEDCKLDFSGNNFKYLPFGSGRRICAGIPLAEKMLMHLLASLLHTFDWKLPPGEELELSEKSGIVVKKAKPLIVIPTPRLHNPEY comes from the exons ATGTTGAGCCTACTAAAGTTACTAAACTATGAGAAAGATGAAATTTCCGGAGCAATTTTGGCCGTTTCAGTCCTGATTATTTCACTGTTATGGATCTTCTTGACCAAGAAATCAAGAACCAAAATCGCTCCTCTACCACCAGGTCCTCGAGGATTACCAATAATCGGGTACCTCCCCTTTCTTGGTGCCCATCTCCACCACACATTCACAAAATTGGCACAGATTCACGGCCCcatctacaagctcaagctcgGGAACAAATTAGGCGTTGTGATTAGCTCGCCATCACTCGCAAAAGAAGTGGTTCGTGCCCAAGACTCGATCTTTGCGAACCGAGACCCACCAATCTCAGCAATAGTGGCAGTCTTTGGTGGAAACGACATTGCCTGGTTACCGAACGGTCCAGATTGGAGAAAGATGCGCAAGGTGTTTGTGGGAGAGATGTTGAGCAATACAAGTCTTGACGCTTGTTACAGTTTGAGAAAACAAGAGGTGGAGAAGAGTATCAATAATGTTCATGACAAAGCAGGTGAGTGTCTGGATTTTGGTGAATTGGCTTTTGTAACTTTAATTAATACTATGACGAAGATGCTGTGGGGAGGAGCATTACAAGGAGAGGAGTGGACTAAACTCACAGCGGAGTTTCGGGAGGCTATGGCGGAACTCATGGTGATAATGGGGAAGCCAAATGTTTCCGATTTCTTTTCGGTTCTTGCAAGATTTGATTTGCAGGGTGTAGAGAAGAAAGCGAGAAAGTTAGGGTTTTGGATTGAAGAAATTATTGATTCTATAATCAAGCAACACAGGAGCTCCAATATTGCAGTGAAAGAAGATGGATCAGGAGATAAGAAAGGAAGAGATTTCTTGCAACTGGTGCTAGAGCTTCAAGAAAGTGACGATCCTGCTAAATCAATTACCATGAACCAAGCTAAGGGCTTGCTCATA GACGTTGTGAATGGTGGAACAGACACAACATCAACCATGGTTGAGTGGGCAATGGCAGAGATAATGATGAATCCAGAGATAATGAAAAAAGTCCAGCAGGAATTGGATCAAGTCGTTGGTGTGAACAACTATGTTGAAGAGTTCCACTTGCCTAAACTGCACTATTTGGATGCTGTAGTGAAGGAAGCAAGTCGCTTGCACCCTACACTACCAATGCTAGTACCACGTTGTCCAAGCTCGTCTGCCACAATTGGTGGATTCACCATTCCAAAGGGTACTCAAGTTTTCTTGAACATTTGGGCTATCCACAGAGACCCTGAACTTTGGGACAACCCCTTAGAATTTAGGCCTGAGAGATTTCTGAATGGTGAAGACTGCAAATTAGATTTCTCTGGTAATAATTTTAAGTATCTTCCGTTCGGTTCGGGGAGGAGGATTTGTGCGGGGATTCCTTTAGCAGAGAAGATGCTGATGCATTTGCTGGCATCATTGTTGCATACTTTTGACTGGAAGTTACCGCCAGGAGAAGAGCTAGAATTATCAGAAAAATCTGGGATTGTTGTCAAGAAGGCGAAGCCTTTGATTGTTATTCCAACACCGCGGCTTCACAATCCAGAGTATTAA